In Methanomassiliicoccus sp., a single window of DNA contains:
- a CDS encoding ATP-binding protein: MSEKVDIRKEMDLRSIDTTADILIPKDPLARVIGQEEAVELARIAARQRRNLLLVGPPGTGKSMIAQALALHLPKPREEIRAVHNPENPERPLVEVKREDEVLKERETRGSAVGELIDPESAPVSVAERLGYRCRSCGAYSAATERTCPHCEKAKLDTGMQANNPFGDILGNLMESMASAAPGLAAAGKEKVTTTRKRGDKEEVIVFERAGDKIRVLDQGALEKRRALERQRPHKVIVPLERNPFVLATGASETELLGDVRHDPFGGHTQLGTQPYERVIPGSIHEAHEGVLFLDEISHLGQLQRYILTAMQEKRAPITGRNPQSSGASVRVDSVPANFILVAACNIQDLEQVLSPLRSRINGDGYEVLVETFMPDTDANRASIAQFVAQEIATDGRIPPASRSAVEAIIREARIRAKLMDGKENALTLRLRELGGLIRSSGDLAVANGDALIEARHVAVAMKRSRPAEEQIKERYGTYMKGLGTDISSAQKEKSPYYFWNEHMRDDQAYQ; the protein is encoded by the coding sequence ATGAGCGAAAAAGTGGACATCCGGAAAGAGATGGACCTGAGGTCCATCGACACCACCGCCGACATCCTCATACCGAAGGATCCCCTGGCCAGAGTCATCGGGCAGGAGGAGGCGGTGGAGCTGGCGCGGATCGCGGCCCGGCAGAGGAGGAACCTCCTGCTGGTCGGCCCGCCCGGCACCGGAAAGTCCATGATTGCTCAGGCCCTTGCTCTTCACCTGCCCAAGCCCCGCGAGGAGATAAGGGCGGTGCACAATCCCGAGAACCCCGAGCGGCCGCTGGTCGAGGTCAAACGGGAGGACGAGGTGCTGAAGGAGCGGGAAACGAGAGGATCGGCGGTCGGTGAGCTTATCGACCCCGAGTCCGCGCCGGTGAGCGTGGCCGAGCGCCTGGGCTACCGCTGCCGATCCTGCGGAGCGTACTCCGCGGCCACGGAGCGCACCTGCCCCCATTGTGAGAAGGCCAAGCTCGACACCGGGATGCAGGCCAATAATCCATTCGGGGACATCCTCGGAAACCTCATGGAATCGATGGCCAGCGCCGCCCCGGGGCTCGCCGCCGCGGGCAAGGAGAAGGTCACCACCACCCGCAAACGCGGGGACAAGGAAGAGGTGATCGTCTTCGAGCGCGCCGGGGACAAGATCCGGGTCCTGGACCAGGGCGCGCTGGAGAAGCGACGTGCGCTGGAGCGCCAACGGCCTCACAAGGTAATCGTTCCTCTAGAGCGCAATCCATTCGTCCTGGCTACCGGGGCCTCGGAGACCGAGCTCCTTGGGGACGTCCGCCATGACCCGTTCGGCGGGCATACTCAGCTAGGCACCCAGCCGTACGAAAGGGTGATCCCTGGCTCCATCCACGAAGCGCACGAGGGGGTGCTGTTCCTGGACGAGATCTCGCATCTGGGCCAGTTGCAGCGCTACATCCTTACCGCCATGCAAGAGAAGCGGGCACCCATCACCGGTCGGAACCCTCAGTCATCGGGTGCGTCAGTTCGCGTGGACTCGGTACCGGCCAACTTCATTTTAGTCGCCGCGTGCAACATCCAGGATCTGGAGCAGGTCCTTTCCCCGCTGCGGTCGAGGATCAACGGGGACGGCTATGAAGTGCTGGTCGAAACCTTCATGCCCGACACCGATGCCAACCGCGCCAGTATCGCCCAGTTCGTGGCCCAGGAAATCGCCACCGACGGCCGCATCCCTCCGGCTTCACGGTCAGCTGTCGAGGCCATCATCAGGGAAGCACGGATCAGGGCCAAGCTCATGGATGGGAAAGAGAACGCGCTTACCCTCCGCCTCCGGGAGCTCGGAGGCCTCATCCGATCCTCGGGAGACCTGGCCGTGGCCAACGGGGATGCCCTCATCGAGGCCCGTCACGTCGCCGTGGCCATGAAGAGGAGCCGCCCGGCCGAGGAGCAGATAAAGGAGCGCTACGGGACATACATGAAGGGGCTGGGCACCGACATCTCATCAGCACAGAAAGAGAAATCCCCTTACTACTTCTGGAACGAACATATGCGGGACGATCAAGCATACCAGTGA
- the dnaG gene encoding DNA primase DnaG, which yields MNIDPSTTKYMIKARLQADGIVEKPDVVGAIFGQTEGLLGDELDLRDLQKSGRIGRIEVEVSSKQGKSDGEVLIPSSLDQVETVILASALETIDRVGPCKAKISVLSIEDVRITKRSKIIERARELLTELIKQSKTSGIDLTESVRQSVQTEEIITYGKEHLPAGPNVQDSDAIIIVEGRSDVLNLLKSGIKNAIAVEGTNVPKTVMDLSKERVITAFVDGDRGGELILRELFQVAEVDFVARAPRGMEVEELTQKQIMKCLRNKIPGEQFMEMYGMSSENGKAAAMEPREERAPREQPREPREREFRESREPREEPVQEAKAQERPPEQRPHREPRDRRSREQREPREPREPVKELPVIEPMAELPEKTGAPVEEPQVVEAEPSKKLSEAQTLYKSLINELATTSKAKILDASGAIIKEVPVRDLVNTLKTNVKGVNAVVFDGIVTQRILDIAADNKIVTIVGTKMGNITKQPASVEVWTRDDLNE from the coding sequence ATGAACATCGATCCTAGCACTACCAAGTACATGATCAAGGCCAGGCTACAGGCCGACGGAATCGTGGAGAAGCCTGATGTGGTAGGTGCCATCTTCGGCCAGACCGAAGGTCTGCTGGGCGACGAGCTTGATCTGAGGGACCTCCAGAAGAGCGGCCGTATCGGACGCATCGAGGTCGAGGTCAGCTCGAAGCAGGGCAAGTCCGACGGCGAGGTCCTCATCCCATCGAGCCTGGACCAGGTGGAGACGGTCATTCTGGCCTCCGCCTTGGAAACCATCGATCGGGTAGGCCCGTGCAAGGCCAAGATCTCCGTCCTCAGCATAGAGGATGTCAGGATAACCAAGCGGTCCAAGATCATCGAGAGGGCCAGGGAGCTGCTGACCGAACTTATCAAGCAATCCAAGACCTCCGGCATCGACCTCACCGAGAGCGTTCGGCAGAGCGTGCAGACCGAGGAGATCATCACCTACGGTAAGGAGCACCTGCCCGCCGGACCCAACGTCCAGGACAGCGATGCCATCATCATCGTGGAAGGCCGCTCCGACGTCCTCAATCTCCTCAAGTCGGGGATCAAGAACGCTATAGCAGTAGAGGGCACCAACGTCCCCAAGACCGTCATGGACCTCAGCAAGGAGCGCGTCATCACCGCGTTCGTGGATGGCGACCGGGGCGGGGAGCTCATCCTCCGGGAGCTGTTCCAGGTGGCCGAAGTCGACTTCGTGGCCCGCGCCCCGCGGGGAATGGAAGTCGAGGAGCTTACCCAGAAGCAGATCATGAAATGCCTCCGCAACAAGATCCCCGGCGAGCAGTTCATGGAAATGTACGGGATGAGTTCCGAGAACGGCAAGGCCGCGGCTATGGAGCCCCGCGAGGAGCGCGCTCCCCGGGAGCAGCCCCGCGAACCAAGGGAAAGAGAATTCCGTGAGTCCAGGGAGCCCCGCGAGGAGCCAGTCCAGGAAGCCAAGGCCCAGGAGCGCCCGCCAGAGCAGCGGCCTCACCGCGAGCCCCGGGACCGCCGGTCCCGAGAGCAGCGCGAGCCCAGGGAGCCCCGCGAGCCGGTCAAGGAGCTGCCGGTGATCGAGCCCATGGCCGAGCTGCCGGAGAAGACCGGAGCCCCGGTCGAGGAGCCGCAAGTGGTGGAGGCCGAGCCGAGCAAGAAGCTGTCCGAAGCCCAGACGCTCTACAAGAGTCTTATCAATGAGCTGGCGACAACCTCAAAGGCCAAGATCCTGGACGCGTCCGGGGCGATCATCAAGGAGGTCCCGGTGAGGGACCTCGTCAACACCCTCAAGACCAACGTCAAGGGTGTGAACGCCGTGGTATTCGACGGCATCGTCACCCAGAGGATCCTGGACATCGCGGCCGACAACAAGATCGTCACCATCGTAGGCACCAAGATGGGTAACATCACCAAGCAGCCGGCCTCGGTCGAGGTCTGGACCAGGGACGACCTGAACGAATGA
- a CDS encoding hemerythrin domain-containing protein, whose translation MRIMITLLSYDHGILRQVLDVAADMAAEGTFDQHRDIMPEVAQFFLDFMDRYHHGREERFVFPAAAVSPEQIKEMIPELIDDHRKARAFALAIDENVKAWETAPLARNITDLAAHMMHHIREEEEVVFPGMDAAFEGDNDLAIFEQSQAFIKEEFGEDFPKKAEDFANRLQDKVWGEGVIKYPLMGR comes from the coding sequence ATGCGCATCATGATCACCCTTCTGTCATATGATCACGGCATCCTGCGCCAGGTTCTGGATGTCGCCGCCGACATGGCTGCTGAGGGGACCTTCGACCAGCATCGGGACATCATGCCTGAGGTAGCTCAGTTCTTCCTCGACTTCATGGACCGATACCACCATGGTCGGGAGGAGAGGTTTGTGTTCCCGGCCGCAGCCGTTTCTCCAGAGCAGATCAAGGAAATGATACCTGAGCTCATCGATGACCATCGCAAGGCCCGAGCCTTTGCCCTGGCCATCGATGAGAACGTGAAGGCCTGGGAGACCGCTCCCCTAGCCCGCAACATCACAGACCTCGCCGCGCACATGATGCATCACATCCGAGAAGAGGAGGAGGTGGTGTTCCCAGGGATGGATGCCGCATTCGAGGGGGATAATGATCTCGCCATCTTCGAACAGTCGCAGGCCTTCATTAAGGAGGAGTTCGGAGAGGATTTCCCGAAAAAAGCGGAGGATTTCGCCAACCGCCTCCAGGACAAGGTTTGGGGTGAGGGGGTCATCAAGTACCCCCTTATGGGACGATGA
- the larE gene encoding ATP-dependent sacrificial sulfur transferase LarE, producing MQASDRLRRLRHIVKSMDEVAIAYSGGVDSTLLLKVAKEELESGASAIVCSSSLMPEGEVAEAVRTAKGLGIEAKVIALDVLSRSEIIANPPDRCYHCKKLVFQEIIRAARAMDLQLVADGTHSGDQDGDRPGMRALRELGVRSPLAEAGMDKEDIRGASRELGLPTASRPPSPCLATRIPYNERITTEKLIQVDEAERLLHDLGYGQVRVRHHGTIARVEVEARFLVRAVEDREVIESGLRSLGFIYVTLDLTGFRSGSMSEALPGR from the coding sequence GTGCAAGCGTCGGACCGGTTGCGGAGACTGCGCCACATCGTGAAAAGCATGGACGAGGTGGCCATCGCCTATTCCGGAGGAGTGGACAGCACCCTGTTGCTGAAGGTCGCCAAGGAGGAACTGGAAAGTGGGGCATCGGCCATCGTGTGCTCCTCCTCCCTCATGCCCGAAGGGGAAGTGGCGGAGGCCGTGCGCACCGCCAAGGGACTGGGGATCGAGGCCAAGGTCATCGCCTTGGACGTACTTTCCCGATCCGAGATCATCGCGAACCCCCCGGATCGATGCTATCATTGCAAGAAGCTGGTCTTTCAGGAGATTATCCGAGCCGCGAGAGCCATGGACCTGCAGTTGGTCGCCGACGGCACCCATTCTGGCGACCAGGACGGTGACCGCCCCGGCATGAGGGCGCTGCGTGAGCTGGGGGTACGTTCCCCGCTAGCCGAGGCGGGTATGGATAAGGAGGATATTCGCGGGGCATCCAGGGAGTTAGGACTCCCGACCGCCTCCCGGCCGCCATCCCCCTGTCTTGCAACCCGGATACCTTACAACGAAAGGATCACCACGGAAAAGCTTATCCAGGTGGACGAAGCGGAAAGGCTCCTACACGACCTCGGCTATGGTCAGGTACGGGTCCGGCATCACGGCACTATCGCCAGGGTCGAGGTCGAGGCACGGTTCCTGGTTCGAGCGGTAGAGGACCGCGAGGTCATCGAGTCCGGGCTGAGGTCGCTGGGCTTCATCTATGTTACCTTGGATCTCACCGGTTTCCGTTCTGGAAGCATGTCCGAGGCCCTGCCTGGTCGTTAG
- the larB gene encoding nickel pincer cofactor biosynthesis protein LarB: MDMTIRDVLERYRKGELESDEAERLLRLDYVRKIGEHTLFDPRRSERKDVPEIIYGEGKSPAVVAEIVGQALQDKDHLIISRASIGHMEAVCGKLGVEIVRYEKAASMIIVDRRPRTEFRGLIGILAAGTSDVRVAEEAKVVVEAMGVGVTVAYDVGIAGFHRLLDPLTKMLDQGVDALIVVAGMEGALASVVSSLVDVPVIGVPTSVGYGAGGNGKGALLTMLQSCSPGLAVVNIDNGVGAGATAGLISLRCRRSK, from the coding sequence ATGGACATGACCATCCGGGACGTGCTGGAACGCTACAGGAAGGGAGAGCTGGAGAGCGACGAGGCGGAAAGGCTGTTGCGTCTGGACTATGTCCGGAAGATCGGGGAGCACACTCTGTTCGACCCTCGCCGGTCGGAACGCAAGGACGTCCCCGAGATCATATATGGGGAGGGAAAAAGCCCTGCGGTTGTAGCCGAGATCGTCGGACAGGCTCTTCAGGACAAGGATCACCTCATCATCTCCCGGGCCAGCATCGGGCACATGGAGGCCGTATGTGGCAAGCTGGGGGTGGAAATAGTGCGTTACGAGAAGGCAGCGTCGATGATCATTGTGGACCGCCGCCCCCGGACCGAGTTCAGGGGGCTCATCGGCATCCTGGCCGCGGGAACCTCCGATGTTCGGGTGGCCGAGGAGGCCAAGGTCGTGGTCGAGGCTATGGGCGTAGGGGTTACCGTCGCCTATGATGTGGGGATCGCCGGCTTCCATCGTTTGCTCGATCCCCTGACGAAGATGCTCGACCAGGGGGTGGACGCGCTCATTGTGGTCGCTGGGATGGAGGGAGCGCTGGCCTCCGTAGTATCATCTCTTGTCGATGTCCCGGTCATCGGCGTCCCCACATCGGTTGGATACGGGGCCGGAGGGAATGGTAAGGGAGCGCTGCTAACCATGCTGCAATCCTGCTCTCCGGGGCTGGCAGTGGTCAACATTGACAACGGGGTAGGTGCTGGAGCCACCGCCGGGCTTATAAGCTTAAGATGTCGACGCTCTAAATAA
- a CDS encoding GNAT family N-acetyltransferase, producing MSVLIRREREARLRTMTTGDMEEVREVGQVAWSDLAMHDIGRRFKYPKRSERIIDAYLTNDPQGCVVAEVEGKIVGSAFCHTWGRVGWTGPLEVLPAYQDHGIGKMLLKSCESHLSERGCSIIGLETMCHLPKNLHFYMSSGYRTGPATLIMEKVLRQEHGDTAGVKEIEKSDLDGGLEIVTRLSQAINPQLDYAPEALSIVSKGLGNLYVLEGDQGPLGCALLHTYQRGEEAPYSSVKAVLVDPRAPDPRMVLDRLMNRCEAKSLEGGKTKLLTRFSPIDNRMYGVMLARSYALRGANLRMIKVGEYDEAGWCSITSWAG from the coding sequence ATGAGCGTGTTGATACGACGGGAGAGGGAGGCCAGGCTCAGGACCATGACCACGGGGGACATGGAGGAGGTCCGAGAGGTCGGACAGGTCGCATGGTCGGACCTGGCTATGCATGATATAGGGCGGAGGTTCAAGTACCCCAAGCGGTCGGAGCGGATCATCGATGCCTATCTGACCAACGATCCCCAGGGCTGTGTGGTGGCCGAGGTCGAGGGCAAGATCGTGGGCTCGGCGTTCTGCCACACCTGGGGCAGGGTCGGATGGACCGGCCCTCTGGAGGTCCTTCCTGCCTATCAGGACCATGGGATCGGCAAGATGCTTCTGAAATCCTGCGAGTCTCATCTGTCGGAGAGAGGGTGCTCGATCATTGGTCTGGAGACCATGTGTCACCTGCCCAAGAACCTCCACTTTTACATGTCATCGGGATATCGTACCGGGCCGGCCACCCTGATCATGGAGAAGGTGCTCAGGCAGGAGCACGGTGATACCGCGGGGGTGAAGGAGATCGAGAAGAGCGATCTCGATGGAGGCCTGGAGATAGTGACCCGGCTCAGCCAGGCGATCAACCCTCAGCTAGACTATGCCCCTGAGGCTCTGTCCATCGTCAGTAAGGGTCTCGGCAACCTTTACGTGCTGGAAGGGGACCAAGGGCCCCTTGGATGCGCCCTCCTGCATACCTATCAGCGGGGGGAGGAAGCTCCCTACTCCTCGGTGAAGGCGGTGCTCGTCGATCCCCGCGCCCCCGATCCCCGAATGGTCCTGGACCGACTGATGAACAGGTGTGAGGCAAAATCCCTGGAGGGGGGGAAGACCAAGCTTCTGACTCGTTTCTCACCGATCGACAACCGCATGTACGGAGTGATGCTCGCCCGCTCCTATGCCCTCAGGGGGGCGAATCTTCGGATGATCAAGGTCGGGGAATATGACGAGGCCGGATGGTGCAGCATCACCTCGTGGGCCGGTTGA
- a CDS encoding UbiA family prenyltransferase, producing the protein MRSISLLHFARFKPLAAWSVSASVLGVALALLAGEGTLVGPASMVLAIICVALMQYVAHPMNDLMDLDLDRQAPIGPTGRHKPLVDGNATVPEVQRLSAVVVVIILLILTYLILLRPVLIAPAAYGMIALFGYNHPRLRWAYKPYTELYLSAPVNALSVLVISFIGSGTITAASVAVSAVFGFASSTFFVSMMSMDYPTDRLNGKITSIVRWPHVRYCTGYPMLGLAVAIGAIPVLILIGGLTATTAVCLCVLTFAVLAALGSGVDDLRLKFIYGGVQQPEGMSARLRLGQLYVSVLFSVALSIVLLAGGLGA; encoded by the coding sequence ATGCGTTCGATTTCCTTGCTACACTTCGCTCGCTTCAAGCCCCTCGCCGCCTGGAGCGTGAGCGCGTCGGTCCTGGGTGTAGCGCTTGCATTGCTGGCGGGAGAAGGAACCCTGGTCGGTCCGGCATCCATGGTCCTGGCGATAATATGCGTGGCCCTCATGCAGTACGTCGCGCACCCCATGAACGACCTCATGGACCTCGACCTCGATCGCCAGGCGCCGATCGGTCCGACCGGCCGCCACAAACCTCTGGTAGATGGCAATGCTACGGTGCCCGAGGTCCAGCGTCTGAGCGCGGTGGTGGTGGTGATTATCCTGCTCATCTTGACCTACCTCATCCTCCTCCGGCCGGTGCTTATCGCCCCGGCCGCCTATGGCATGATCGCTCTCTTCGGCTACAACCATCCTCGCCTACGATGGGCTTACAAGCCTTACACCGAGCTCTACTTGAGCGCGCCCGTCAACGCCCTCTCCGTTCTGGTGATATCGTTCATCGGTTCCGGCACCATCACTGCGGCATCGGTAGCGGTGAGTGCGGTGTTCGGATTCGCTTCGAGCACCTTCTTCGTGAGCATGATGAGCATGGACTATCCGACCGACCGCCTGAACGGCAAGATCACCTCGATAGTACGATGGCCTCATGTGCGGTACTGCACCGGCTACCCCATGCTCGGCCTCGCCGTGGCCATTGGCGCAATCCCCGTGCTCATATTAATAGGAGGATTGACGGCGACGACGGCCGTATGCCTGTGCGTCCTGACCTTCGCAGTATTGGCCGCTCTCGGTTCCGGCGTTGACGACCTGAGGCTGAAGTTCATCTATGGCGGCGTCCAGCAACCCGAGGGCATGTCCGCCCGCCTCCGGTTGGGGCAGCTGTACGTTTCGGTGCTGTTCTCGGTCGCCCTGTCCATCGTTCTGCTGGCTGGAGGGCTCGGAGCATGA
- a CDS encoding polyprenyl synthetase family protein, translating into MNRGQVAFEATNREGGRASFLAFLDGVRKEIDEWMGKHIALRAGGDRELADHFRGGKRLRGGTVLLLYEALSDGDGGRGMALDLAAAIELAHAVSLMIDDVLDGDRIRRDAPSLPATRGPHLTILEAVRMLSVPYSLAGPHGTAVISHLAATHELMVSGALAELQRSDQGKKVPYARLISMKSGSLFELAARFGALAAGCCEEKAALAGAYGNTLGTVHQFADDIVDLRDALSAGREVRGSEGLLFQWAVREPGERRRAIDHGALGREAESELDSELQVHVRRAERAALKLSSSVGRCGGRRSTGTFLPIMLSAPFEIASAMISSRPYGRK; encoded by the coding sequence ATGAACAGAGGGCAGGTGGCGTTCGAGGCGACGAATCGTGAGGGAGGACGAGCGTCGTTCCTCGCCTTTCTGGATGGAGTGAGGAAGGAGATCGACGAATGGATGGGAAAACACATCGCCCTGCGAGCCGGTGGGGACCGGGAGCTGGCGGACCACTTCCGCGGGGGAAAGCGCCTTAGGGGCGGAACCGTGCTCCTTCTGTACGAGGCCCTCTCCGACGGGGACGGGGGGCGGGGCATGGCCCTGGACCTCGCCGCCGCGATTGAGCTCGCTCATGCCGTCAGTCTCATGATCGATGACGTGCTGGACGGCGACCGGATCCGGCGGGATGCACCGTCCCTACCGGCCACCAGAGGCCCTCACCTTACCATTCTGGAGGCGGTTCGCATGCTCTCTGTCCCCTACTCCCTGGCCGGCCCTCATGGGACGGCCGTCATCAGCCACCTGGCCGCCACTCATGAGCTAATGGTCAGCGGTGCGCTAGCCGAGCTGCAGCGGTCCGATCAGGGTAAGAAGGTCCCGTATGCACGCCTGATCTCGATGAAGTCGGGTAGCCTGTTCGAGTTGGCTGCCCGGTTCGGAGCCCTGGCGGCAGGATGCTGCGAGGAGAAGGCGGCCCTGGCAGGGGCGTACGGCAACACTCTGGGGACGGTCCACCAGTTCGCCGATGATATCGTGGACCTTAGGGACGCCCTCTCCGCTGGCCGGGAGGTCCGGGGTTCCGAGGGGCTGTTGTTCCAGTGGGCGGTACGAGAGCCAGGAGAACGGCGGAGGGCGATCGACCACGGTGCCCTTGGTCGAGAGGCGGAGAGCGAGCTGGATAGCGAGCTGCAGGTCCACGTGCGCCGGGCCGAGCGCGCTGCTCTGAAGCTCTCATCATCGGTTGGGCGGTGTGGGGGCAGGAGGTCCACGGGTACCTTCCTGCCGATAATGCTCTCCGCTCCCTTCGAGATAGCCTCCGCCATGATCTCCTCGAGACCCTATGGCAGGAAGTGA
- a CDS encoding Nre family DNA repair protein has translation MFGGNVGAFDDHVRTLSSAGVLEVPAGSPCVICKGSRNLCGKDRCPLMIKFYSRSRTKTLIDTLDLAGMSPPGIFVGRYGYPKVDVGPLVPPVMGDTSIMDTPERWVGKSIDEIVDFRFNLVRGKHRIDATDFRRYGRIVDHTRDLALAVNPLEVEARFQKKPSGRLVLDDEVQPFGPSARLRDLTIGNPRYDHHVEKAFYDTDLKATEAVKALYREGVLISKIQKAFSVGAFGIDKNRRFVPTRWSITAVDDILGKDLLRTTKRNPLIEDWRIYDWEMLDNRWSILLMPTTWKYELIEAWYPNTTWNPMGNEIEIISSHEFYEGRRDYAEIGGCYYAARLAVNELLTAEHRQAGAVIFREAHPGYVMPVGVWNVRENVRAALKTKPHSFETMGAALQHVTSRMDISLERWIRASVILTDMFTQRRLDDYV, from the coding sequence ATGTTCGGGGGTAACGTCGGAGCTTTTGATGACCATGTCCGCACGCTGTCCTCAGCGGGCGTCCTAGAGGTCCCCGCTGGTTCTCCCTGCGTGATATGCAAAGGATCGCGGAACCTCTGCGGTAAGGACCGCTGTCCACTGATGATCAAGTTCTACTCCCGCTCCCGCACCAAGACGCTTATCGACACCCTAGACCTCGCGGGGATGTCTCCTCCCGGGATCTTCGTCGGCCGGTACGGCTACCCCAAAGTCGATGTCGGCCCCCTGGTTCCGCCGGTGATGGGCGACACCTCGATCATGGACACTCCGGAGAGATGGGTGGGCAAGTCGATCGACGAGATTGTCGACTTCAGGTTCAACCTGGTGCGGGGGAAGCACCGCATCGACGCGACCGATTTCCGGAGGTACGGGCGGATCGTCGACCACACCCGGGACCTGGCCTTGGCCGTCAACCCCCTGGAGGTGGAGGCTCGTTTCCAGAAAAAACCCTCCGGCCGCCTGGTGCTCGACGACGAGGTCCAGCCCTTCGGCCCATCAGCCAGGCTCAGGGACCTTACCATTGGCAACCCTCGCTACGATCACCACGTGGAGAAGGCTTTCTACGATACCGACCTGAAGGCCACCGAGGCGGTGAAGGCGCTGTACCGGGAAGGTGTCCTCATTTCCAAGATCCAGAAGGCGTTCTCGGTGGGAGCGTTCGGAATTGATAAAAACCGGCGGTTCGTTCCCACCCGATGGTCGATCACCGCCGTAGACGACATCCTGGGTAAGGACCTTCTGAGGACAACTAAGCGCAACCCTCTCATCGAAGACTGGCGGATCTATGATTGGGAGATGCTGGACAACCGGTGGAGCATCTTGCTCATGCCGACCACTTGGAAGTACGAGCTCATCGAGGCCTGGTATCCCAACACCACATGGAACCCGATGGGCAACGAGATCGAAATCATCAGCTCCCACGAGTTCTACGAGGGAAGGCGGGACTACGCCGAAATCGGCGGATGCTACTACGCGGCCCGGCTGGCCGTGAACGAGCTGCTGACCGCCGAACACAGGCAGGCCGGGGCGGTCATCTTTCGGGAGGCGCATCCCGGGTACGTCATGCCCGTAGGAGTGTGGAACGTGCGTGAGAACGTGCGGGCGGCGTTGAAGACCAAGCCCCACAGCTTCGAGACCATGGGGGCGGCGCTCCAGCATGTCACCTCGAGGATGGACATCTCCCTCGAAAGATGGATAAGGGCGTCGGTCATCCTGACGGACATGTTCACCCAGAGGAGGTTGGACGATTATGTCTGA
- a CDS encoding radical SAM protein → MSDLDAFMEDGGGPKIIKKECYTALSPSRLPGLDLALNPYTQCAHACTYCYAPYLMRVDPLEWGAAVQAKINIPRLLSRELMRKKGVVGLGTVTDPYQPVEAELQLTRRCLDEMVRAGSSVSLLTKSDLVIRDIDLLRKMASAEVGITINTCEDARAAVFESGAPPPSRRLKAVRALVDAEIGTYIFLGPVIPTITDHDLDGLVNSLIETRVRSVMIDRLNLRPGMKERMSAVMRERSSSTLDEFELEVDNDRFYNDIITYLKRSLTDGGIVVIDAF, encoded by the coding sequence ATGTCTGATCTGGACGCGTTCATGGAGGACGGCGGCGGCCCCAAGATTATCAAGAAGGAGTGCTACACCGCCCTTTCCCCCTCCCGGCTTCCGGGCCTGGACCTCGCCCTGAACCCCTATACTCAGTGTGCCCACGCCTGTACCTACTGTTATGCGCCGTACCTGATGAGGGTCGATCCTCTGGAGTGGGGGGCCGCGGTGCAGGCCAAGATCAACATCCCCCGGCTGTTGTCCAGAGAGCTGATGAGGAAGAAGGGCGTGGTCGGCCTGGGTACGGTGACCGATCCTTACCAACCGGTGGAGGCCGAGCTTCAGCTCACTCGCCGGTGCCTCGATGAGATGGTGCGGGCCGGGTCGAGCGTTTCGCTGCTGACCAAGTCGGACCTGGTCATCAGGGACATAGACCTTCTGAGGAAGATGGCCTCGGCCGAGGTGGGCATAACCATCAACACCTGCGAGGACGCACGGGCGGCGGTTTTCGAGTCCGGCGCCCCCCCGCCCTCGAGGAGGCTGAAGGCCGTGCGGGCCCTGGTAGACGCTGAGATTGGGACCTATATCTTCCTGGGGCCGGTCATACCCACCATTACCGACCATGACCTTGATGGACTGGTGAATTCGCTCATCGAGACCCGCGTGCGGTCAGTGATGATTGACCGTCTGAATCTCAGGCCGGGCATGAAGGAGAGGATGAGCGCGGTGATGAGGGAACGCTCATCATCCACACTAGACGAGTTCGAGCTGGAGGTCGACAATGATCGCTTCTACAATGACATAATCACCTACCTGAAGCGCTCGCTCACCGACGGCGGGATCGTGGTCATCGACGCGTTCTAA